In Myxococcus stipitatus, the following are encoded in one genomic region:
- a CDS encoding cyclic nucleotide-binding domain-containing protein, protein MEARKLKDSAAEAFSKGRFSKAAELYEDFCKLDPKDHQSRLRTGDAWAKAGERERAILAYQTAAEGFAKEGFLPRAIAASKLILELDPSHQGVQQMLANLYARRGTPVGARARGPMTSALSAPPQPERPASTPSTAPSRPVEEVSPPGALDAGDGTVDLSAELSLSVETASSTESSGISHELVVHSVSVGLSSNDGIDSSLDEPSSRAPSMPPGLSPRASQGGTEEVRAPSPAPASPASGKWRALASPIADAASMEPGTSLRVPAVIDPPAAPPGLRPRRTEPTPAAGATAVPFREVSRALGASLRAVPPIPSSFTELELEADSLLHAVELAAQAGLHQRAQESDGGGGEEVFSLTEEVVTDVPSLDTLPAIPLFSDLPRDAFIELFERCPLRRFQLGDRIIEQGSHGDAFYVICEGKVRVSRTDDAGQRIELALLEGGAFFGEMALLSGAPRTASVEAGADDTQLLEISAPVLASLSRSHPQVAAALKKFVRQRLLTNVMNTSALFRPFNRKDRRTLVERFRARDVERGDVIIRDGDATDGLYVLLAGEVEVRKDGHLLTRLKEGDLFGEISLLQKTPATATVMAARHTTLLRLPREDFDTLISSHPQILVLVSELSDERLRRTEAVLGASSALDPDSTEFDEDLILV, encoded by the coding sequence ATGGAGGCGCGCAAGCTCAAGGACAGCGCCGCGGAGGCCTTCTCCAAGGGCCGCTTCTCCAAGGCCGCGGAGCTGTACGAGGACTTCTGCAAGCTCGACCCGAAGGACCATCAGTCGCGCCTTCGCACGGGCGACGCATGGGCCAAGGCCGGTGAGCGCGAGCGCGCCATCCTCGCCTACCAGACCGCCGCCGAGGGCTTCGCGAAGGAGGGCTTCCTCCCGCGCGCCATCGCCGCGAGCAAGCTCATCCTGGAGCTGGACCCGAGCCATCAAGGCGTCCAGCAGATGCTGGCGAACCTCTACGCGCGGCGAGGGACGCCGGTGGGAGCGCGGGCGCGTGGCCCGATGACCAGCGCGCTCTCCGCGCCGCCACAACCCGAGCGTCCCGCCTCGACACCTTCCACGGCGCCGTCGCGGCCGGTGGAGGAGGTCAGCCCTCCCGGGGCTCTCGACGCGGGCGATGGAACGGTCGACCTCTCCGCCGAGCTGTCTCTCTCCGTGGAGACCGCATCGAGCACGGAGTCCTCCGGCATTTCGCACGAACTCGTCGTCCACTCCGTGAGCGTGGGGCTCTCGAGTAACGACGGCATCGACAGCTCCCTGGACGAGCCTTCGTCGCGGGCGCCCTCGATGCCACCGGGGCTCTCACCTCGAGCCTCGCAGGGGGGCACGGAGGAGGTTCGAGCCCCCAGTCCCGCGCCGGCTTCGCCCGCGAGCGGCAAGTGGAGGGCGCTGGCCTCACCCATCGCGGACGCCGCGTCGATGGAGCCTGGCACCTCGCTTCGGGTTCCGGCGGTCATCGACCCGCCCGCGGCACCTCCAGGTCTGCGGCCACGTCGCACCGAGCCCACTCCGGCGGCGGGGGCCACGGCGGTGCCGTTCCGAGAGGTGTCGCGTGCGTTGGGCGCCTCGCTGCGCGCGGTGCCTCCCATCCCGTCCTCCTTCACGGAGTTGGAGCTGGAGGCGGACTCATTGCTGCACGCGGTGGAACTGGCGGCCCAGGCGGGGCTGCATCAGCGCGCGCAGGAGTCGGACGGCGGGGGAGGGGAAGAGGTCTTCAGCCTCACCGAGGAAGTCGTCACCGACGTGCCCTCGTTGGACACGCTCCCGGCCATCCCGCTGTTCTCCGACCTGCCGCGAGACGCGTTCATCGAGCTCTTCGAGCGCTGCCCGCTGCGCCGCTTCCAACTCGGCGACCGCATCATCGAGCAGGGCAGCCACGGCGACGCCTTCTACGTCATCTGCGAAGGGAAGGTCCGCGTCTCCCGGACGGACGACGCGGGGCAGCGAATCGAGTTGGCCCTGCTCGAGGGTGGAGCCTTCTTCGGAGAGATGGCGCTCTTGTCGGGTGCGCCACGCACCGCCTCCGTGGAAGCGGGCGCGGACGACACGCAGTTGCTCGAGATCTCCGCGCCCGTGCTCGCGTCGCTCTCACGAAGCCATCCCCAGGTGGCGGCGGCGTTGAAGAAGTTCGTCCGTCAGCGCCTGCTCACCAACGTGATGAACACGTCCGCGCTGTTCCGGCCCTTCAACCGGAAGGATCGCCGGACGCTGGTGGAGCGCTTCCGCGCCCGGGATGTCGAGCGGGGTGACGTCATCATCCGCGACGGAGACGCCACCGACGGCCTCTATGTCCTGCTCGCCGGCGAGGTGGAGGTGCGCAAGGACGGGCACCTGCTCACGCGGCTGAAGGAGGGAGACCTGTTCGGTGAAATCTCCCTGCTCCAGAAGACCCCCGCCACGGCCACGGTGATGGCGGCGCGGCATACCACGCTGCTCCGGCTTCCGCGCGAGGACTTCGACACGCTCATCTCCAGCCACCCGCAGATTCTCGTGCTGGTGTCGGAGCTGAGCGACGAACGCCTGCGCCGCACCGAGGCGGTGCTGGGGGCGAGCTCCGCCTTGGATCCAGACTCGACGGAGTTCGACGAGGACCTCATCCTCGTCTGA
- a CDS encoding DUF4388 domain-containing protein → MESFKGSLASYRLQLVMSPLFSTPGVEGTLRVERGAIQRCFQVKDGFLVGESSNDPREHLAQVLVNLRILDAPRAAAAFEAAEGANMPYGTFLVQRCFVELPRLIEAMEHKAREALFDCYGWESGEVEFTPKLPPSSRAVGLKLSLSTLHRDAVTRLREWSVFREVFPHLDATFRVFREFAVETYSEEEDKLLELAASGATLGEMLATAKEAPLFAARWILHLYRRGALAPRVPKGPRLGEAAELAELLNLVKGFLEKGKYDHAVALAAQVLERGPVPEAHALYREAEVRLTLALSDELFALDGRLVFDPIPRPTPPQLTADDLYLYSKLRGSRSIRQALRTAAMGELAASRSVHRLMASGLIHVASLPDAESSPERHRTSTDPFGIPAVTLGT, encoded by the coding sequence ATGGAGTCATTCAAGGGAAGTCTCGCCAGCTATCGCCTGCAACTGGTGATGTCCCCGCTCTTCTCGACGCCCGGCGTGGAGGGCACATTGCGGGTGGAGCGAGGTGCCATCCAGCGTTGCTTCCAGGTGAAGGACGGCTTCCTGGTGGGCGAGAGCTCGAACGACCCTCGGGAGCACCTGGCGCAGGTGTTGGTGAACCTGCGCATCCTCGATGCGCCCCGAGCGGCCGCGGCCTTCGAGGCGGCCGAGGGCGCGAACATGCCCTACGGCACGTTCCTGGTGCAGCGCTGCTTCGTGGAGCTGCCTCGGCTCATCGAGGCCATGGAGCACAAGGCCCGCGAGGCGCTCTTCGACTGTTACGGTTGGGAGTCCGGCGAGGTGGAGTTCACGCCCAAGCTGCCGCCTTCCTCGCGAGCGGTGGGCCTGAAGCTGTCCCTCTCGACGCTCCACCGGGACGCGGTGACGCGGCTGCGCGAGTGGTCGGTCTTCCGCGAGGTCTTCCCGCATCTGGACGCCACGTTCAGGGTGTTCCGTGAGTTCGCCGTGGAGACGTACTCCGAGGAGGAAGACAAGCTCCTGGAGCTGGCGGCCAGCGGCGCGACGCTGGGCGAGATGCTGGCCACGGCCAAGGAGGCCCCGCTGTTCGCCGCGCGGTGGATTCTCCATCTATACCGGAGAGGTGCACTGGCGCCGCGAGTGCCCAAGGGCCCCAGACTTGGTGAAGCCGCGGAGCTGGCCGAGCTGCTGAACCTGGTGAAGGGATTCCTGGAGAAGGGAAAGTACGACCACGCGGTCGCCCTCGCCGCGCAGGTCCTGGAGCGAGGCCCCGTGCCCGAAGCCCACGCCCTGTACCGCGAGGCCGAGGTGCGCCTCACCTTGGCGCTGAGCGATGAGCTCTTCGCGTTGGATGGAAGGCTCGTCTTCGACCCCATTCCCCGCCCTACCCCGCCGCAGCTCACGGCGGACGACCTCTACCTGTACTCGAAGCTGCGCGGCAGCCGGAGCATCCGCCAGGCGCTGCGCACCGCGGCCATGGGAGAGCTCGCGGCGTCGCGTTCGGTGCATCGGCTGATGGCCTCGGGCCTGATTCACGTGGCGTCCCTGCCCGACGCGGAGTCCTCCCCCGAGAGACATCGTACCAGCACGGACCCGTTCGGCATTCCCGCTGTCACACTGGGGACCTGA
- the trpS gene encoding tryptophan--tRNA ligase produces the protein MRILSGVQSSGKLHIGNYYGAIRQFVQLQDQGEAYYFIANLHALTTVRDPKLALDLTREAAVAYLALGLDPKKAVLFRQSDVREVLELYWILGTVVPHANLERAHSYKEKVAKGISPDFGLFAYPVLMAADILLYSADSVPVGKDQIQHVEFARDWAVKFNTEYVPGYDPADPEGKERGHAPGILRLPSARIQEFTQTVPGVDGKKMSKSYGNTIELFGDEKEIKKRIMSIKTDSTPVDAPKPVPTGKPADPSVASDVPLYDLLKLLLPESEFRDVDASWRAGGKGYGDYKKRLLEAYHAVFGPARKRHAELVSDPAELERILQDGAGRARAEATQLMDKIRRAVGIP, from the coding sequence ATGCGGATCCTCTCAGGCGTGCAGTCTTCTGGAAAGCTGCACATCGGCAACTACTACGGCGCCATTCGCCAGTTCGTCCAACTGCAGGACCAGGGCGAGGCCTACTACTTCATCGCCAACCTCCACGCGCTCACCACCGTGCGCGACCCCAAGCTCGCGCTGGACCTCACTCGAGAGGCGGCCGTCGCGTATCTGGCGCTGGGGTTGGACCCCAAGAAGGCCGTGCTCTTCCGCCAGAGCGACGTGCGTGAGGTGCTCGAGCTCTACTGGATCCTGGGCACCGTGGTGCCCCACGCGAACCTGGAGCGCGCCCACAGCTACAAGGAGAAGGTCGCCAAGGGCATCAGCCCCGACTTCGGCCTGTTCGCCTATCCGGTGCTGATGGCCGCGGACATCCTGCTCTACAGCGCGGACTCCGTCCCCGTGGGCAAGGACCAGATTCAGCACGTCGAGTTCGCCCGCGACTGGGCCGTGAAGTTCAACACGGAATACGTGCCGGGTTACGACCCCGCGGACCCGGAAGGCAAGGAGCGGGGCCACGCTCCGGGCATCCTCCGGCTTCCCTCCGCGCGCATCCAGGAGTTCACCCAGACGGTGCCCGGCGTGGACGGCAAGAAGATGTCCAAGTCGTACGGGAACACCATCGAGCTGTTCGGGGACGAGAAGGAAATCAAGAAGCGCATCATGTCCATCAAGACGGACTCGACCCCCGTCGATGCGCCCAAGCCCGTGCCGACGGGCAAGCCCGCGGACCCGTCCGTCGCCAGCGACGTGCCGCTCTACGACCTGCTCAAGCTGCTGTTGCCCGAGTCGGAGTTCCGCGACGTGGACGCCAGCTGGAGGGCGGGCGGGAAGGGGTACGGCGATTACAAGAAGAGGCTCCTGGAGGCCTACCATGCGGTCTTCGGTCCGGCCCGCAAGCGCCACGCCGAGCTGGTGAGCGACCCGGCGGAGCTGGAGCGCATCCTCCAGGACGGCGCCGGCCGGGCCCGCGCCGAGGCGACCCAGCTGATGGACAAGATTCGCCGCGCCGTCGGAATCCCGTGA
- a CDS encoding HEAT repeat domain-containing protein, translated as MRTGARPFILMLALVVGCNGSRDQLLADLQSPRPEVRALAVKKLAGHANPDDLILFTRAAKDLASIVRAEAAVALGESQDPRVVDLLGELLEDPDEEVQGRAAMALSKVKNDKAKAYLTLQYGRRGRTTRQVIVQALKNANVPGAMTEVVAAEAKAQWDRNLLTLAEGELPERVGAAEELGKSGRPEAVNRLLPLVRDSQVILAAAAVRGLGDAGDKRAVGAIALLLDESFPELRESAITALMKLQDPAVASRLQAVALEKSAVSPQAIDAILSFPRTPETDAALCAVALDGAPADALAAAQAMRSRGGCPVDPIGERLSRPTTAANGLQAVIGLGPSAQPLLPKVTPWLQQNDAALRLLAVEAVASVGDASVVPLLQKLLEQESKGLEALRTDWVTQKLPETYSSEFDPSVVSAALPPGALKDERASRQATLFERVKALNAQRARDAGRPVIKPRVPTELFDDVEPARIVPLATVLRALGMLRAPGALELLKGYSQDSSLPLRTAALTGLTRLGAEGVAVAREGMLEPERDVQKALALALVEGGEAGVAALVELLPKMGGEKLLVLDALTRSTSVPASASAVLQTVVKDGGPEAALAAVLLARIQAKDAVPTLIKALDETNTVARRDVLLALGALGDAQAADVVARDLFHDLPEIRAAAATALKRMGATTQSESLDALRSDYYRTVRDAAGAALAKGGTASEGAR; from the coding sequence ATGCGAACCGGCGCGCGCCCCTTCATCCTCATGCTGGCCCTGGTCGTCGGTTGCAATGGCAGCCGAGACCAGCTCCTCGCAGACCTTCAGAGTCCTCGTCCGGAGGTCCGCGCCCTGGCGGTGAAGAAGCTCGCCGGGCACGCCAATCCGGACGACCTGATTCTCTTCACGCGCGCGGCCAAGGACCTCGCCTCCATCGTTCGAGCCGAGGCCGCCGTGGCCCTCGGCGAGAGCCAGGACCCCCGCGTGGTGGACCTCCTGGGCGAGCTCCTCGAGGACCCCGATGAGGAAGTCCAAGGCCGCGCCGCCATGGCGCTCTCCAAGGTCAAGAACGACAAGGCCAAGGCCTACCTCACGCTCCAATACGGGCGTCGTGGCCGCACCACCCGCCAGGTCATCGTCCAGGCCCTGAAGAACGCCAACGTGCCGGGCGCCATGACGGAGGTGGTCGCCGCCGAGGCCAAGGCCCAGTGGGACCGCAACCTCTTGACCCTCGCCGAAGGCGAACTGCCCGAGCGTGTCGGCGCCGCCGAGGAGCTGGGCAAGAGCGGACGCCCCGAGGCCGTGAACCGCTTGCTGCCGCTCGTGCGGGACAGCCAGGTCATCCTCGCCGCCGCCGCGGTGCGGGGCCTCGGCGACGCGGGTGACAAGCGGGCCGTGGGCGCCATCGCCCTCCTGCTGGACGAGAGCTTCCCGGAGCTGCGCGAGTCCGCCATCACCGCGCTGATGAAACTCCAGGACCCCGCCGTCGCGTCGCGCCTCCAGGCCGTGGCCTTGGAGAAGAGCGCGGTGAGCCCCCAGGCCATCGACGCCATCCTGTCCTTCCCCCGTACGCCGGAGACAGACGCCGCCCTGTGCGCGGTCGCGCTCGACGGCGCACCCGCGGATGCGCTCGCCGCGGCTCAAGCCATGCGCTCGCGCGGCGGATGCCCGGTGGACCCCATCGGAGAGCGGCTGTCCCGTCCCACCACCGCCGCCAATGGCCTGCAGGCGGTCATCGGCCTGGGCCCGTCCGCCCAGCCGCTGCTGCCCAAGGTGACACCCTGGCTCCAGCAGAACGACGCCGCGCTGCGCTTGCTCGCGGTGGAGGCCGTGGCGTCCGTGGGGGATGCGTCCGTCGTTCCGCTGCTCCAGAAGCTCCTCGAGCAGGAATCCAAGGGGCTCGAGGCGCTCCGCACGGACTGGGTCACCCAGAAGCTCCCCGAGACGTATTCCTCGGAGTTCGACCCCTCGGTCGTGTCGGCGGCCCTGCCTCCCGGTGCGCTCAAGGACGAGCGTGCCTCTCGCCAGGCGACCCTGTTCGAGCGGGTCAAGGCGCTCAATGCGCAGCGCGCGCGTGATGCGGGCCGGCCCGTGATCAAGCCGCGCGTGCCCACGGAGCTGTTCGATGACGTGGAGCCCGCGCGCATCGTCCCGCTGGCCACGGTGCTGCGCGCCCTCGGGATGCTGCGCGCACCTGGCGCGCTGGAGCTGCTCAAGGGCTACAGCCAGGACTCGAGCCTCCCGCTGCGCACGGCGGCGCTGACGGGTTTGACGCGCCTGGGCGCCGAGGGCGTGGCGGTGGCCCGCGAGGGAATGCTCGAGCCCGAGCGGGACGTCCAGAAGGCCCTGGCGCTCGCGCTCGTGGAGGGTGGGGAAGCGGGAGTGGCCGCGCTGGTGGAGCTGCTCCCGAAGATGGGCGGGGAGAAGCTCCTGGTGCTGGATGCGTTGACCCGGAGCACGTCGGTGCCCGCGTCCGCCTCCGCGGTCCTCCAGACCGTGGTGAAGGACGGTGGGCCGGAGGCGGCGCTCGCGGCGGTGTTGCTCGCGCGCATCCAGGCGAAGGACGCGGTGCCCACGCTCATCAAGGCCCTGGACGAGACGAACACCGTGGCCCGGCGCGATGTGTTGTTGGCGCTCGGAGCTCTCGGGGACGCGCAGGCCGCGGACGTGGTGGCCCGAGACCTCTTCCACGACCTGCCGGAGATTCGCGCGGCGGCGGCCACGGCCCTCAAGCGCATGGGCGCGACGACCCAGTCCGAGTCGCTCGATGCCCTCAGGAGCGACTACTACCGCACCGTACGAGACGCCGCGGGCGCGGCGCTGGCGAAGGGGGGCACGGCTTCGGAGGGTGCCCGGTAA
- a CDS encoding segregation and condensation protein A, whose amino-acid sequence MSDGRPTSADEGLREGELPLTPGDAFRVALPNFEGPLDLLLHLIKEHRVDIFDIPLALITEKYLEHLERMREINLDIAGEFLVMASTLAHLKSRMLLPRQDAVAVPEGGEALAAVEEQEDPRAELVRRLLEYQKYKDAAEHMAKQDILGRDVFARSVPVEAVPIPEEEVGLQEFSVLKLVEALDRVLERLQPKHQHEVVREKVTLSEAILRIAERLRPTGQVLFESLFSQEETPTRQEIVITFLAILEMVKRRLIRVVQDEPLGPLLLLPNGDALEKLVPKEVDESDYR is encoded by the coding sequence TTGAGTGACGGCCGCCCCACTTCGGCCGACGAGGGCCTCCGCGAAGGCGAACTCCCCCTGACCCCGGGGGACGCCTTCCGCGTCGCGTTGCCCAACTTCGAGGGCCCGCTCGACCTGTTGCTCCATCTCATCAAGGAGCACCGGGTCGACATCTTCGACATCCCCCTGGCGCTCATCACCGAGAAGTACCTGGAGCACCTGGAGCGGATGCGGGAGATCAACCTGGACATCGCCGGGGAGTTCCTGGTGATGGCGTCCACGTTGGCCCACCTCAAGAGCCGCATGCTGCTGCCCCGCCAGGACGCGGTGGCGGTGCCCGAGGGCGGCGAGGCCCTGGCCGCGGTGGAGGAGCAGGAGGACCCCCGCGCGGAGCTGGTGCGCCGGCTGCTCGAGTACCAGAAGTACAAGGACGCCGCCGAGCACATGGCCAAGCAGGACATCCTCGGACGGGATGTCTTCGCGCGCAGCGTGCCCGTGGAGGCCGTGCCCATCCCCGAGGAGGAGGTAGGGCTCCAGGAGTTCAGCGTCCTCAAGCTCGTCGAGGCCCTGGACCGCGTCCTAGAGCGCCTGCAGCCCAAGCACCAGCACGAGGTGGTGCGCGAGAAGGTGACCCTGTCCGAGGCCATCCTCCGCATCGCGGAACGTTTGCGCCCCACCGGTCAGGTGCTCTTCGAGAGCCTGTTCTCACAAGAAGAGACGCCTACACGGCAGGAGATCGTCATCACCTTCCTGGCCATCCTGGAGATGGTGAAACGGCGCCTCATTCGTGTGGTACAGGACGAGCCGCTGGGTCCCCTGTTGCTGCTGCCCAACGGGGATGCCCTGGAGAAGCTGGTCCCCAAGGAGGTTGACGAGAGTGACTACCGGTAG
- the scpB gene encoding SMC-Scp complex subunit ScpB, with translation MTTGRKGPRKADADVETEGASGGPSPFSEEELAAVTGPGPADELDEFEAAAIEEDSDGAPDLETSFEKLLSKSRKLSQDRIRTVLESVLFVAERPLSVDELYQATGIERELIAEALNQISGSHRDGISGIVLYEVAGGWQFRTDPHSGEYVRRYLRVKPQRLTRAAVETLAIIAYRQPVTRPELEDIRGVDCGAVLKALIDRKLVKILGKREEVGRPILYGTTREFLEFFALKDLSALPTLREFHELTQEHREIVEKEVRPAPVAAGTVEALSDPGFTKRMEKSEAASEAALEDLEEAMAAADRTQKASSSVLDTPPKPETGAEGPKPE, from the coding sequence GTGACTACCGGTAGGAAGGGACCGCGCAAGGCGGACGCCGACGTCGAAACCGAAGGCGCGTCCGGAGGCCCGAGCCCCTTCTCCGAGGAGGAGCTTGCCGCCGTCACCGGCCCGGGCCCCGCGGACGAACTGGACGAGTTCGAGGCCGCGGCCATCGAGGAGGACTCGGACGGCGCGCCGGACCTGGAGACGTCCTTCGAGAAGCTCCTCTCCAAGAGCCGCAAGCTGTCCCAGGACCGCATCCGCACCGTGCTGGAGAGCGTGCTCTTCGTCGCCGAGCGGCCCCTGTCGGTGGACGAGCTGTACCAGGCGACCGGCATCGAGCGGGAGCTCATCGCCGAGGCCCTCAATCAAATCTCCGGCAGCCACCGCGACGGCATCAGCGGCATCGTCCTGTACGAGGTGGCCGGGGGGTGGCAGTTCCGCACGGACCCTCACTCGGGTGAGTACGTGCGGCGCTACTTGCGCGTGAAGCCTCAGCGGCTCACCCGCGCTGCGGTGGAGACCCTGGCCATCATCGCCTACCGGCAGCCCGTGACGCGGCCGGAGCTGGAGGATATCCGCGGCGTGGATTGCGGCGCCGTCCTCAAGGCGTTGATTGACCGCAAGCTGGTGAAGATCCTGGGCAAGCGCGAGGAGGTGGGGCGACCCATCCTCTACGGCACTACGCGTGAATTCCTGGAGTTCTTTGCCTTGAAGGACCTGTCAGCGCTGCCCACGCTGCGGGAGTTCCACGAGTTGACGCAGGAGCATCGCGAAATCGTGGAGAAAGAAGTACGACCCGCGCCGGTTGCGGCGGGAACCGTGGAGGCCCTGTCGGATCCGGGGTTCACGAAGCGGATGGAAAAGAGCGAGGCCGCGAGTGAGGCCGCGCTAGAGGACCTGGAAGAAGCCATGGCGGCGGCTGACCGGACACAGAAGGCCAGCTCCAGCGTCCTGGACACGCCCCCGAAGCCCGAGACGGGTGCCGAGGGGCCGAAGCCCGAGTAA
- a CDS encoding pseudouridine synthase: MAAERLQKYLARAGVASRRHAEELITAGRVAVNNTTVTELGSRVEPGTDLVSVDGQLVTPPDETSYFLLYKPVGVVTTLSDPQGRPTVANYVEETGKRLFPVGRLDYDAEGALLFTDDGALAHKLTHPSFQVPRTYLAKVKGQPDVATLDKLRGGVRLEDGMATPVSVGVFESAEKNTWLKIVVAEGRPHLIKRLCAAVGHPVVRLFRPAYAGVGVEGLRPGELRPLKKGEVDLLNQVADGKTSPPSAELRLPPRRHGRAAPGMEESDEDELSMDDDAPAPRAAARKSAARADGGKWKPVVDGGSKLARFGRPRAGRADDDRPARRERGAEREGSGRPARKEWGAGAGAGSRFARGAGGEGRPSRGPRGADGEGRPARKSFGAGGDDSRRGGERPARKSWDASGEGRPPRRSFGAGGDEARGGDRPARKSWGAGGDDSRGGDRPARKPFGAGGGDRPFRKSFGAGGEDRPARKSFGAGGEDRPARKSFGAGGGDRPARKPFGAGGGDRPFRKSFGAGGEDRPARKSFGAGGEERPARKSFGAGGGDRPARKPFGAGGGDRPFRKSFGAGGDEGGRGGDRPARKSWSAGGDEGGRGGERPARKSWSAGGDEGGRGGDRPARKSWGSGEGGERPARKSFGAEGARGGDRPARKSWGSADDSGRGSPRRSMSSSGSGRFGGAGRGDSAGEGRPRFGRGAGAGRGDSEGEGRPRFGRGAGAGRPGGRDAEGSGPRGRGGFGAKPGGKGPRGAGGEAREWKPYDDRGAPRERVVRAGSRGGAADGARKSEGFQDWRKKKDDGAKPRWSNSAPRGGRAGSPPRGPRRPR, encoded by the coding sequence ATGGCGGCCGAAAGACTACAGAAGTACCTGGCCCGCGCGGGAGTCGCTTCGCGCCGGCATGCAGAAGAGCTGATCACCGCGGGCCGCGTGGCGGTGAACAACACGACGGTGACGGAGCTGGGAAGCCGAGTGGAGCCGGGAACGGACCTGGTGTCGGTGGACGGGCAGCTCGTCACTCCGCCGGACGAAACCTCTTACTTCCTGCTCTACAAGCCCGTGGGCGTGGTGACGACGCTGTCGGACCCTCAGGGGCGGCCGACGGTGGCCAACTACGTGGAGGAGACGGGCAAGCGGCTGTTCCCCGTGGGCCGGCTGGACTACGACGCGGAAGGCGCGTTGCTCTTCACGGATGATGGAGCGCTGGCGCACAAGCTGACGCACCCGAGCTTCCAGGTGCCTCGCACGTATCTGGCGAAGGTGAAGGGCCAGCCGGATGTGGCCACGCTGGACAAGCTGCGCGGTGGCGTCCGGCTGGAAGATGGAATGGCCACGCCGGTGTCCGTGGGCGTGTTCGAGTCCGCCGAGAAGAACACCTGGTTGAAGATTGTCGTGGCCGAGGGCCGTCCTCACCTCATCAAGCGCCTGTGCGCCGCGGTGGGCCACCCGGTGGTGCGCCTGTTCCGCCCGGCCTACGCCGGAGTGGGCGTCGAGGGCCTGCGGCCCGGAGAGCTGCGCCCGCTGAAGAAGGGCGAGGTCGATCTGCTGAACCAGGTGGCGGATGGAAAGACGTCGCCTCCGTCGGCCGAGCTGCGGCTGCCTCCGCGCCGTCATGGGCGCGCGGCGCCGGGCATGGAGGAGTCGGACGAGGACGAGCTGTCGATGGATGACGATGCTCCGGCGCCTCGTGCGGCGGCGCGCAAGAGCGCGGCCCGAGCGGACGGTGGCAAGTGGAAGCCCGTGGTGGATGGGGGTTCCAAGCTCGCGCGCTTCGGTCGTCCTCGTGCGGGGCGTGCGGACGATGACCGTCCGGCGCGTCGTGAGCGGGGGGCGGAGCGTGAGGGTTCTGGGCGTCCCGCGCGCAAGGAGTGGGGCGCTGGGGCAGGGGCGGGGTCTCGCTTCGCTCGAGGCGCGGGTGGCGAGGGTCGTCCCTCGCGAGGTCCCCGAGGTGCGGATGGGGAAGGTCGTCCTGCCCGTAAGTCCTTCGGCGCAGGTGGCGATGATTCCCGCCGTGGTGGAGAGCGCCCCGCCCGTAAGTCCTGGGATGCCAGTGGTGAGGGTCGTCCTCCCCGTAGGTCTTTCGGTGCTGGTGGCGATGAGGCCCGGGGCGGTGATCGTCCCGCGCGTAAATCGTGGGGCGCTGGTGGTGATGACTCCCGGGGTGGAGATCGTCCCGCTCGCAAGCCCTTCGGCGCTGGTGGTGGAGACCGTCCTTTCCGTAAGTCCTTTGGGGCTGGCGGCGAAGATCGTCCCGCTCGCAAGTCCTTCGGCGCTGGCGGCGAAGATCGTCCCGCTCGCAAGTCCTTTGGCGCTGGCGGTGGGGATCGTCCCGCTCGCAAGCCCTTCGGCGCTGGTGGCGGAGACCGTCCTTTCCGTAAGTCCTTTGGCGCTGGCGGCGAAGATCGTCCCGCTCGCAAGTCCTTCGGCGCTGGTGGCGAAGAGCGTCCCGCTCGCAAGTCCTTTGGCGCTGGCGGTGGGGATCGTCCTGCTCGCAAGCCCTTCGGCGCTGGTGGCGGAGACCGTCCTTTCCGCAAGTCCTTCGGCGCTGGTGGTGACGAAGGTGGCCGTGGTGGTGACCGTCCCGCGCGGAAGTCCTGGAGCGCCGGTGGTGACGAAGGCGGCCGTGGCGGTGAGCGTCCGGCTCGCAAGTCCTGGAGCGCTGGTGGTGATGAAGGCGGTCGCGGCGGAGATCGTCCCGCGCGGAAGTCTTGGGGCTCTGGCGAAGGTGGCGAGCGTCCCGCCCGCAAATCCTTTGGTGCCGAGGGTGCCCGTGGCGGAGACCGTCCGGCGCGCAAGTCATGGGGTTCGGCTGATGACTCGGGGCGTGGTTCCCCTCGCCGTAGCATGAGCTCGTCGGGCTCGGGCCGCTTCGGCGGCGCGGGTCGCGGTGACTCTGCGGGTGAGGGTCGTCCTCGCTTCGGTCGTGGTGCTGGTGCGGGTCGCGGTGACTCTGAGGGTGAGGGGCGTCCTCGCTTCGGTCGTGGTGCTGGCGCGGGTCGGCCGGGTGGCCGCGACGCGGAAGGCTCGGGTCCTCGGGGTCGTGGTGGCTTCGGCGCCAAGCCCGGTGGGAAGGGTCCTCGGGGAGCAGGCGGCGAGGCTCGCGAGTGGAAGCCGTACGATGACCGGGGCGCTCCTCGCGAGCGCGTCGTCCGTGCTGGCTCCCGTGGCGGCGCTGCCGACGGAGCCCGCAAGTCCGAGGGCTTCCAGGATTGGCGCAAGAAGAAGGACGACGGCGCCAAGCCCCGCTGGAGCAACTCGGCTCCGCGCGGCGGCCGGGCAGGCTCACCTCCCAGGGGTCCTCGCCGTCCTCGCTGA